GCAGAATCGGCAGCAGCCCCGATCCGCCGGCGGTGGAAAATTTGATATTGCCGGCGAGCAATGCTTGCATACCGAGGGCCGAAGGAATCAGCACCAATTGCACATCGAGCCCTTCTTGCCGGTAGTAGCCGCGATCGCGGGCGATCGAAAATGCGCCAATAGCCGGCGAGATCGATGGGATCTGCACCGGGACTTTCAACAAATCTTGCGCGCCGCTATGGGCGGCGATCAACAAGAATGTAAGGGTTAGAACCTTGAGCCAAATGGCCATTTCAATTCCTTTATGTTATTTCCACTATACGCGCATAAACAAAATGATAACTAACTTTCACGCGCACCGGTGTCAACAAACAATTGCTCGGAGGATTCGTGACCAAGTTCGGTGTATTCTTACCCGTCTCCGGCCGCGCCGCTAGTCGCAATACGTTGCGGCAAGCGGCGCAACAAGCCGAGGCATTGGCCTACGATTCGGTTTGGGCCGCTGACCGTTTGGTGATCCCGTGGAAGATCGGCACGACCTATCCCTACAGCAAGGAAGCGACCTTCATCGTCCCGCCCGACCGGCCGTTCTTCGACACCATGACTTGTCTGGCGTTCTTGGCCGGCTGCACGGAGACCATTCAACTTGGCATGAGCGTCATGGTGCTGCCCTACCGCCATCCGCTGCACTGGTCGCGCATCGCGACGACCATCGATCAATTATCCACCGGCCGATTGATTCTCGGTGTCGGCGTCGGCTGGATGGAAGAAGAGTTCGCCGCCATGAACGCGCCTTTCAAAGAGCGCGGCAAAGTTTCCGACGAGCAGTTGACGCTGCTCAAACAATTGTGGAGCGATGAGCACATCACGTTTCACGGCAAGTATTACAACGTCGACGATATCGCATTTTTGCCCAAGCCATATCAAAAGCCGCGGCTACCGATCTGGGTCGGCGGCGAAGGCAAATACGCCCAGCGCCGCGCCGGCCAATACGGCGACGCTTGGTTCCCCTACTTCGTCAAAGTCACGCCGGAGCAATTGGCCGCGGGATATGAGAATGTCCGCGCCCAAGCGAAAAACGCCGGGCGCAATCCGGATGAAGTTCAACTCGCCTGTTGCTTGCCGGTGGAACTCACGCCCAGCGACGGCCCGCCCATCACCGACTATCTCAAAGGCAGCATCCGACAGGTCACGGCACGGCTGAAAGAATTCATCGCCGTCGGCTGCATTCACATCGGACTACAATTCATGATCCCGCACTATCCCGAGCGCAAGGAACAGATCGAAAGATTCGCCAAGGAAGCGCTAGCGGAGCTGAAGGCGTCATGATCATGTTCCGTGTTCGTGCTCATTTAAATCCATTCACCACGAAGGCACGAAGGTCACGAAGGTTTCGGATAAATAATACTCCGAACTTCGTGTTCTTCGTGACCTTCGAGGTGAGAATGTTTTGCGTAAAAACCGCTAGAGCTTGAACTTCCAACCTGACGCAGATAAAAAACATTACGACAAACAGTTACTGAGAATCACAAGAAAGAAGGACAGTTTCCATGGCCAAATTACCCAGGGTTGCGTTAATTCTCACCGGCGGCACCATCGATTCGGTCGGCAAGGACCGTCTCGATCTCGCTTGGTACATCGAAGCCGGCAAACGCTTGAATGACGGTGAGCTATTACAACAATTGCCCGAGCTCAAAGGCATCGCCGAAGTGCAAGAGATACCGTTTCGCCGATTGCCCAGCCACGCGTTGATCGACAAAGATTGGCTCGACTTGGTGCGCACCATCGACAAGATATTCGCCGAAGACCAAGCCGACGGCATCGTCATCACCCACGGCACCAACACCATCGAAGAGACCGCCTATTTTCTCAACCTCACGCTCAAGACCGACAAGCCGGTCATCGTCGTCGGCTCCATGCGGCCATCGTCGGCGATCAGCGCCGATGGTTATTTGAATTTGGTCAACGCCATCAAAGTCGCCGCCGATCCCAATTCCAAAGGGCGCGGCTGTTTACTGGTGATGAACGACACAATCTTCAACGGCCGCGACGTG
This sequence is a window from Deltaproteobacteria bacterium. Protein-coding genes within it:
- a CDS encoding asparaginase, with amino-acid sequence MAKLPRVALILTGGTIDSVGKDRLDLAWYIEAGKRLNDGELLQQLPELKGIAEVQEIPFRRLPSHALIDKDWLDLVRTIDKIFAEDQADGIVITHGTNTIEETAYFLNLTLKTDKPVIVVGSMRPSSAISADGYLNLVNAIKVAADPNSKGRGCLLVMNDTIFNGRDVTKTATYRVEAFQSRDLGPLGFADGDGKIVYYHTPVKKHTTATEFDVSKMQSLPRVDMVLSYVGADGTMIEAAAKAGAKGIVSAGTGAGRPTPAEDAAFDKCFKETGMLMCLCSRVAAGRVVRSPGLERRGFVAGDNLQPWKARLLLSLALTKTTNADEIQLMFDTY
- a CDS encoding TIGR03619 family F420-dependent LLM class oxidoreductase, whose amino-acid sequence is MLGGFVTKFGVFLPVSGRAASRNTLRQAAQQAEALAYDSVWAADRLVIPWKIGTTYPYSKEATFIVPPDRPFFDTMTCLAFLAGCTETIQLGMSVMVLPYRHPLHWSRIATTIDQLSTGRLILGVGVGWMEEEFAAMNAPFKERGKVSDEQLTLLKQLWSDEHITFHGKYYNVDDIAFLPKPYQKPRLPIWVGGEGKYAQRRAGQYGDAWFPYFVKVTPEQLAAGYENVRAQAKNAGRNPDEVQLACCLPVELTPSDGPPITDYLKGSIRQVTARLKEFIAVGCIHIGLQFMIPHYPERKEQIERFAKEALAELKAS